In the genome of Shewanella glacialimarina, one region contains:
- a CDS encoding ExeM/NucH family extracellular endonuclease, with translation MKKSFLSLAIASTISMGAFAGVEDLLITEMTQSADANVGAVEITNTGSDAFTFTDDITAFQRSDGKYDNELLNADAKPLLSGQTLASGASMVIVNSRSTEEFRNAIATQGGTVIVSTYDSSNRYNNLFMTSNDGFFLKNGDTVIDRVGAVNDGSKWAPNTTLRRKQAADGNTPAQSSTFDATKWQNILPMRFDDLGKSELPAADATDIMDIFTCPTDKSEIMSPSEVQGTGFTSPLIAEGKTESDEKVAVEGVISVKVSIPNEGFYLRNLVSDNDSETSDGIFVSSSAAGDLKVGQTVCVGSKVAEYQGQTQLSADTAFSWNVTDTNILTLPTDIEVISADNGSFDKTLERYEGMLVNLPTDLDPQTDGDQDMRIARSFSYNYLSTPNGRNNMVAAYKRPNLQPNHLHVAGSPESKAAYEQNNDYRLVIESSPKSNGTELPYYAGFNSDPHTNYIRIDDSLVNAQGVISQYETELIPGTDKYDQDYSLTITNQLASDNFIHNLPRTNKPDLNDTVAEDEFAIRVASQNLFNFFNSPFGGDNNNFGQSRGADTYDEYIHQRTKLVEIIRAQDADVMALMEIENNGFGDDSAIAEIVNQVNIKYVDERAQDYNGPNSTENRYVFVGFDNNGNQMLDNLDAIGSDAIATGIIYRPSKMSIERTRVIPMPQQKAPTIVNDLGEVIKDQNQEILEDGQNYHRDALVVTFIINQTGKRLTLAVNHLKSKGSSCWEEWQDVEFGNATTWNNREAPDLDYQGACAEFRVAGAVHLGEEMEDVRGDKIILGDLNAYGKEDPVLVLTENPRNKTIVTASHTFLGPKPQFNEDGSPVTITKTYGYIDIVGEKFKEKGKTPWSYSFSDELGSLDHILISPSLKDRVIDATDWHVNAAETGLYDYQNSFKGSIDGTGAHKFYKADMYRASDHDPALINLSYKPGDADADVPLNLTKLNKLIKVPYQIPTDISAQVGDIATISMSPYDDELRLDLTQLLLPNVVLSNDATALVNFEVFGAPSAIYNVTVKLMRNGQLVEGSQQTFLAKVSSRDALIADIVEEETDNTGGNGKAGSTGFISLLSLFGLAAIRRRLRK, from the coding sequence ATGAAAAAAAGTTTCCTATCGCTGGCCATTGCCAGCACCATCAGCATGGGCGCCTTCGCTGGCGTTGAAGATTTGCTGATCACCGAAATGACCCAAAGTGCCGATGCCAATGTGGGCGCGGTTGAGATCACTAATACAGGCTCTGATGCCTTCACTTTTACTGATGATATTACAGCTTTCCAACGCTCTGACGGTAAGTATGACAACGAGTTACTCAACGCTGATGCTAAGCCGCTGTTGAGTGGTCAGACTCTTGCCTCCGGCGCGTCTATGGTTATTGTTAATAGTCGATCTACTGAAGAGTTTCGTAATGCTATTGCGACTCAAGGTGGCACAGTTATTGTCTCTACATATGACAGCAGCAATAGGTATAACAACCTGTTCATGACCAGCAATGACGGCTTTTTCCTGAAAAATGGTGATACCGTTATTGATCGTGTTGGAGCAGTGAATGATGGTAGCAAATGGGCACCGAATACCACTTTACGTCGTAAGCAAGCCGCTGATGGCAACACTCCCGCTCAATCAAGCACCTTCGATGCGACGAAGTGGCAGAACATCTTACCAATGAGATTTGATGATTTAGGTAAATCAGAGCTGCCCGCTGCTGATGCTACCGACATCATGGATATTTTCACTTGTCCAACGGATAAGAGTGAAATCATGTCTCCTAGCGAAGTTCAGGGGACAGGCTTTACCTCGCCTTTAATTGCTGAAGGTAAGACTGAATCAGATGAAAAAGTTGCCGTAGAGGGGGTCATCTCAGTTAAGGTTTCTATCCCTAACGAAGGCTTCTATCTTCGCAATCTTGTTTCTGACAACGACTCTGAGACTTCCGATGGTATCTTTGTTAGCTCTAGCGCTGCTGGTGATCTAAAAGTAGGTCAGACTGTTTGTGTCGGCAGTAAAGTAGCTGAATACCAAGGCCAGACGCAACTGTCAGCTGATACGGCATTTAGCTGGAACGTGACTGATACTAACATTCTAACGTTGCCTACAGATATTGAGGTTATTAGCGCTGATAACGGCTCTTTCGATAAGACCCTAGAACGTTATGAAGGTATGTTGGTTAACTTGCCTACAGATCTGGATCCTCAGACTGATGGCGACCAAGATATGCGTATTGCTCGCAGCTTCAGCTACAACTACCTATCAACGCCTAACGGTCGTAACAACATGGTGGCGGCTTATAAGCGTCCTAATTTACAGCCTAACCACTTGCATGTTGCTGGAAGCCCAGAGTCTAAAGCGGCTTATGAGCAGAACAATGACTATCGTTTAGTGATTGAAAGTTCGCCTAAATCCAACGGCACCGAGTTGCCTTATTACGCAGGCTTTAACAGTGACCCACACACTAACTATATTCGCATCGACGATAGTCTCGTTAATGCGCAGGGTGTGATCAGTCAATATGAAACCGAGCTGATCCCTGGCACTGATAAGTATGACCAGGACTACAGCCTGACCATAACCAATCAGTTGGCGAGTGATAACTTTATTCACAACCTACCGCGTACTAATAAGCCTGATCTGAATGACACTGTGGCAGAAGATGAGTTTGCCATCCGCGTTGCCAGTCAGAACCTGTTTAACTTCTTTAACTCTCCTTTCGGTGGCGACAATAACAACTTTGGTCAGAGCCGAGGCGCTGATACCTACGATGAATACATTCACCAGAGAACCAAGCTGGTAGAAATTATTCGTGCTCAGGATGCTGATGTAATGGCCCTGATGGAGATTGAAAACAACGGTTTTGGCGATGACAGTGCTATTGCTGAGATTGTGAACCAGGTCAATATCAAGTATGTGGATGAGCGCGCCCAGGATTACAATGGCCCTAACTCTACAGAGAACCGTTATGTGTTTGTTGGTTTTGACAACAACGGTAATCAAATGCTTGATAACTTAGACGCCATTGGTTCTGACGCCATTGCAACAGGTATCATCTATCGCCCAAGCAAGATGAGCATTGAGCGCACTCGCGTTATCCCAATGCCTCAGCAGAAAGCGCCTACTATCGTCAACGATTTAGGTGAGGTGATCAAAGATCAAAACCAAGAGATCTTAGAGGACGGTCAAAACTACCACCGCGATGCCTTGGTGGTAACCTTTATCATTAACCAAACAGGCAAGCGCTTGACGCTAGCTGTAAATCACCTTAAGTCAAAAGGCTCTAGTTGTTGGGAAGAATGGCAAGATGTTGAGTTTGGCAATGCCACGACGTGGAACAACCGTGAAGCACCCGATCTGGACTACCAAGGGGCTTGTGCCGAGTTCCGCGTAGCCGGTGCCGTACACTTAGGTGAAGAGATGGAAGATGTGCGTGGGGACAAGATCATCCTTGGTGATTTGAACGCCTATGGTAAAGAAGATCCTGTACTGGTTCTTACCGAGAACCCACGTAATAAGACGATCGTCACTGCTAGCCACACTTTCCTTGGGCCTAAGCCTCAGTTTAACGAAGATGGCTCTCCAGTCACTATCACTAAGACCTACGGCTACATCGATATCGTCGGTGAAAAGTTCAAAGAGAAGGGCAAAACGCCTTGGAGTTATTCTTTCAGTGACGAATTAGGATCGCTTGATCACATCTTGATCTCGCCTTCTCTGAAAGATCGCGTGATTGATGCCACTGACTGGCATGTTAATGCTGCAGAGACTGGTTTGTATGACTACCAAAACAGCTTTAAAGGTAGTATCGACGGTACTGGCGCACATAAGTTTTACAAAGCCGACATGTATCGCGCGTCGGATCACGACCCTGCACTCATTAACCTTAGCTATAAGCCTGGTGATGCGGATGCTGACGTGCCTCTGAACCTGACAAAACTGAATAAGCTGATCAAGGTCCCTTACCAGATCCCTACTGATATTTCTGCTCAAGTGGGCGATATCGCAACTATCAGTATGAGTCCTTATGATGATGAACTGCGTTTAGATTTGACCCAACTGCTGCTGCCTAATGTGGTCCTTTCTAATGACGCAACAGCTTTGGTGAATTTTGAGGTCTTCGGTGCGCCATCAGCTATCTACAACGTGACTGTAAAGTTAATGCGTAATGGCCAACTTGTAGAAGGGTCTCAGCAAACATTCCTAGCGAAGGTATCTAGCCGCGACGCCTTGATTGCTGACATTGTCGAAGAAGAAACCGATAACACTGGTGGTAATGGTAAAGCTGGTAGCACCGGCTTTATCAGCTTGTTATCCTTGTTCGGATTGGCAGCGATTCGCCGTCGTCTGCGCAAATAA
- a CDS encoding porin has protein sequence MLNKSIIAIAIVTMFSAGSVSAVMLEGDSQGDNVRLYGEVGVGGHFDTHADYNHNEFYDTKGYVDDSFATMGVTGQRQQFTYRLELDYQRRNWLGGDGEFELAIDKLYVGYAFTEQQWIELGLTDTAFDDYDHFGDFTFNKSVETGEAGDQENTVKYQAEFENLIFGTSYSYDGEHKSGALQGDIINGYMGWMSDLLSIVVGLETRGGSNGISKYGEQQQIGFGARLKLMPDLSIGLNGFVEDEDLSTRKSGDVYLDYQTFRNQGVTVSAKYDLNQHWEIISSVNHEEYEGWDLIGPNYDYSELPPEYGKERQWASLGFNYRPARDIVLSLEGRVGEAPEAAYAYARMYF, from the coding sequence ATGTTAAACAAATCAATAATTGCAATCGCTATTGTCACTATGTTTAGTGCAGGTTCAGTAAGCGCTGTAATGCTAGAAGGTGACAGTCAAGGCGACAATGTTCGCTTATATGGCGAAGTGGGTGTCGGTGGGCATTTTGATACTCACGCAGATTACAACCACAATGAGTTCTATGATACCAAGGGCTATGTAGATGATAGCTTCGCCACCATGGGCGTAACGGGGCAACGTCAACAATTTACCTATCGTCTTGAGCTCGATTACCAACGCCGTAACTGGCTAGGCGGAGACGGTGAGTTTGAATTGGCCATCGACAAGTTATACGTAGGCTATGCCTTTACCGAACAACAGTGGATCGAGCTCGGCTTGACCGATACAGCATTCGACGATTACGACCACTTCGGTGATTTTACCTTCAACAAGTCCGTTGAAACCGGTGAAGCGGGTGACCAAGAGAACACAGTTAAGTATCAAGCTGAATTTGAAAATCTAATTTTCGGTACTTCTTACTCATACGATGGTGAACACAAGAGTGGTGCGCTACAAGGTGACATCATTAACGGATACATGGGGTGGATGTCTGATCTGCTATCTATTGTGGTTGGCCTAGAAACGCGCGGCGGCTCTAACGGGATCAGTAAATATGGTGAGCAGCAACAGATAGGTTTCGGTGCACGCCTGAAACTGATGCCAGATTTATCTATTGGTTTGAATGGTTTTGTAGAAGATGAAGACTTATCAACACGTAAGAGCGGTGACGTATACCTAGATTATCAGACCTTCCGTAATCAGGGAGTAACGGTAAGTGCGAAGTACGACCTGAACCAGCACTGGGAAATCATCAGCTCGGTAAACCACGAAGAGTACGAGGGCTGGGATCTTATTGGTCCTAACTACGACTACTCCGAACTGCCACCTGAGTACGGAAAAGAGCGACAGTGGGCCAGTTTAGGTTTCAACTATCGTCCTGCCCGCGACATCGTGCTGTCCCTAGAAGGCCGAGTTGGCGAAGCCCCTGAAGCAGCCTACGCTTACGCGCGTATGTACTTCTAG
- a CDS encoding phosphoribosylaminoimidazolesuccinocarboxamide synthase, which yields MSLADSVLAVNNDLPIRTDKPVHSGKVRSVYWLTEADSRRLIKDKGYDVPENTPLAIMVISDRISAFDCIFHGEGNLQGIPGKGAALNAISNNWFKLFAENGLADSHILDIPHPFVWIVQKARPIKVEAICRQYITGSMWRAYAKGEREFCGITLPEGLSKDQKLPELLITPSTKGILTGIPGVPAQDDVNISRSDIEAHYQAFGFEKASDIDLYEKLLKQGFNVISDALAKLDQVFVDTKFEFGYVTDKDGHSKLIYMDEVGTPDSSRIWDGPAYRDGKIVENSKEGFRQFLLNHFDDADILLNKDRMPEREALARDNDLPLAAMMLVSETYTGVAEKVTGKKITLSSNPKADIIDILKKQYDLID from the coding sequence ATGAGTCTTGCCGATTCCGTTTTAGCCGTTAATAACGATTTACCTATTCGCACAGACAAACCCGTGCATAGCGGTAAAGTACGCAGTGTTTACTGGCTAACTGAAGCTGATAGTCGTCGTTTAATCAAAGACAAAGGCTATGATGTTCCTGAAAATACCCCGCTTGCTATCATGGTGATCAGTGATCGAATTTCAGCCTTTGATTGTATTTTTCATGGTGAAGGCAATTTACAAGGCATTCCAGGTAAAGGCGCGGCACTGAACGCTATTTCAAATAACTGGTTTAAGCTATTTGCTGAAAATGGCTTAGCTGACAGCCATATTCTGGATATCCCGCATCCATTTGTGTGGATTGTGCAAAAAGCCCGTCCGATTAAAGTTGAAGCTATTTGTCGTCAGTACATTACCGGTTCTATGTGGCGTGCTTACGCTAAAGGCGAGCGTGAATTCTGTGGTATCACACTACCTGAAGGATTAAGCAAAGATCAAAAATTACCTGAGCTATTAATCACGCCGTCGACCAAAGGCATTTTAACCGGTATTCCAGGCGTGCCTGCACAAGATGATGTCAACATTAGCCGCAGTGATATTGAAGCCCATTATCAAGCGTTTGGTTTTGAAAAAGCTTCTGATATCGACTTATATGAAAAACTTCTCAAGCAAGGCTTCAATGTTATTTCAGATGCGCTAGCCAAGTTAGATCAAGTCTTTGTTGATACCAAGTTTGAATTTGGTTATGTCACCGATAAAGATGGCCACTCAAAACTTATTTATATGGATGAAGTCGGCACCCCAGATTCTTCGCGTATTTGGGACGGCCCAGCTTACCGTGATGGTAAAATTGTCGAGAATTCAAAAGAAGGTTTCCGCCAATTCTTATTGAACCATTTTGACGATGCGGACATTTTATTAAATAAAGACAGAATGCCTGAGCGCGAAGCATTAGCTCGCGATAACGATTTACCGTTAGCTGCGATGATGTTGGTGTCAGAAACCTATACTGGCGTAGCAGAAAAAGTGACCGGTAAAAAAATCACCTTATCATCTAACCCAAAAGCCGACATTATTGACATTCTAAAAAAACAGTACGATCTTATCGACTAG
- a CDS encoding DMT family transporter, translated as MTNTQVDNAAKLGLIFVSIAVFFWGILPIALKLSGQFIDPVTLTWFRFVMAFVVTLLLQWRFGKLKQFNVLISSDWLKLSLAGILLMFNYVSFVYSLDYLAPGTAQLNFQTAPFFLAFGGVLLFKERLNAMQLSCFATLAIGMLMFFHPNLNLSHSDNHQIVIGVMIVQFSVLSWTSYALLQKSLGSKLSPSNVLLFIYGLGIFAMAPFSDFSHFALMDSSNWMVVIFCGANTLIAYGCFGQAMKYWPTAQVSAMLALTPVLSFSSTALVVSLGWWNGVFSADNLDALSLMGIVLIICSVFAVQIWPLYLKRKAAKRLVS; from the coding sequence GTGACCAATACCCAAGTCGATAACGCCGCCAAGTTAGGTCTGATTTTTGTTTCCATAGCGGTCTTTTTTTGGGGTATTTTACCCATAGCGTTGAAATTGTCTGGGCAGTTCATTGACCCCGTAACCTTGACCTGGTTTCGATTTGTCATGGCGTTTGTGGTGACACTCTTGCTGCAATGGCGATTCGGTAAGCTGAAACAATTTAATGTTTTAATCAGCAGCGACTGGCTCAAATTAAGCCTTGCCGGTATTTTGTTGATGTTCAATTATGTCTCGTTTGTTTACTCGCTCGACTATCTTGCCCCTGGCACAGCGCAACTGAATTTTCAAACTGCTCCCTTCTTTCTCGCTTTTGGTGGAGTGTTATTATTTAAAGAACGCTTAAATGCGATGCAGCTGAGTTGTTTTGCCACATTAGCCATTGGCATGTTGATGTTTTTCCATCCGAATTTAAATTTGAGTCATAGCGACAATCATCAAATAGTCATCGGGGTGATGATTGTGCAATTTTCGGTGTTGTCTTGGACCAGCTATGCCTTATTGCAAAAATCATTAGGCAGTAAATTATCACCCAGTAATGTGTTGCTGTTTATCTATGGGCTGGGCATTTTTGCTATGGCGCCGTTTAGTGACTTTAGTCATTTTGCATTAATGGATTCATCTAACTGGATGGTAGTTATTTTTTGCGGCGCCAATACCTTAATTGCCTACGGCTGTTTTGGTCAGGCGATGAAGTATTGGCCCACGGCTCAGGTTAGCGCCATGCTAGCCTTAACGCCGGTGCTGAGTTTCAGTTCAACGGCCTTAGTGGTCAGCTTAGGCTGGTGGAATGGGGTATTTAGCGCAGATAACCTAGATGCACTATCGCTAATGGGCATAGTGTTGATTATTTGTTCAGTGTTTGCGGTGCAAATATGGCCGCTGTATTTGAAGCGTAAGGCAGCTAAACGGCTTGTGAGCTAA
- a CDS encoding LemA family protein, which produces MQSSFIIIAILVVVAIAVFSIYNGIVKEHNAVQRGWADVLTQERQRGRIMPELDRVLQQHQDYEKELLPKITALRQGINALQDNNIDTQLQSKVDQASQALIKGIHVAVEAYPELRASESFAKFMYEVTEQEDNVGAAVRIFNQNVANFNAYIQSFPNNLVNRFFNKKQAIEIFTDSKAQAEFEYKPKF; this is translated from the coding sequence ATGCAATCGTCTTTCATTATCATCGCTATCCTGGTTGTCGTCGCCATTGCTGTTTTCAGTATTTATAACGGTATTGTTAAAGAGCACAACGCGGTACAGCGAGGCTGGGCAGATGTGTTAACGCAAGAAAGACAACGTGGCCGCATCATGCCTGAGCTTGACCGCGTGCTGCAGCAGCACCAAGATTATGAAAAAGAGTTGTTGCCTAAAATCACTGCATTACGTCAAGGGATTAATGCGCTACAAGACAATAATATTGATACCCAATTACAAAGCAAAGTCGATCAGGCATCACAAGCTTTAATCAAAGGCATTCATGTGGCAGTTGAAGCTTATCCAGAATTAAGAGCGTCTGAATCATTCGCTAAATTTATGTATGAAGTGACCGAACAAGAAGATAATGTAGGCGCGGCGGTAAGAATTTTCAATCAAAACGTGGCTAACTTTAACGCCTATATTCAGTCATTTCCGAATAACCTTGTTAATCGCTTTTTTAATAAAAAACAGGCTATTGAAATTTTTACCGACAGCAAAGCCCAAGCTGAGTTTGAGTACAAACCTAAGTTTTAA
- a CDS encoding DEAD/DEAH box helicase gives MSSNERTFRELGLSENLLRALDELGYENPTPIQAASIDPLMAGQDIIGQAQTGTGKTGAFALPLLNKVDINLNAPQILVLAPTRELAVQVAEAFGSYAKHMKGFHVLPIYGGQSMHQQLSALKRGPQVIVGTPGRVMDHMRRGTLKLDSLKALVLDEADEMLKMGFIDDIEWVLEHKPANSQLALFSATMPEQIKRVASKHLTNPVNISIASSQATVESIEQSYVQVSQHNKLEALVRVLEVENTEGVIIFVRTRNSCVELAEKLEARGYASSPLHGDMNQQARERAVEQLKNGKLDILIATDVAARGLDVERIGHVVNYDIPYDTEAYVHRIGRTGRAGRTGMAILFVTSREMRMLRTIERATNSRIAPMKIPTPESVAERRLSRLGEQIQETLNGDLDFMKNAVAELCTQLEIDTDLLAAALLQQVQQERPLQLPPIQERQRDSRDERSERSDRGSRDGGDRPRRDRSERSSRPSSPTTFGQPEGLKDNPDVKMNRYVIDVGRENGVGVGNIVGAIANEANIDSRYIGQIQLYDQVTTVDLPDGMPKDVLTHLRKVRVCGRPLNIREAGDEVFVDSGRGAAAPRRPRGDRPSGDRRPRTDRPAGDRPASAERRPRKPRDNG, from the coding sequence ATGTCATCCAATGAAAGAACTTTCCGCGAACTCGGCCTGTCTGAGAACTTGTTGCGTGCTCTAGACGAATTAGGCTATGAGAACCCAACACCCATTCAAGCAGCTAGTATCGACCCGCTTATGGCAGGACAAGATATTATCGGTCAAGCGCAAACAGGTACTGGTAAAACAGGTGCTTTTGCATTACCACTGCTTAACAAAGTAGATATCAATCTAAACGCCCCTCAAATATTAGTATTAGCACCCACTCGTGAGCTAGCCGTTCAGGTAGCAGAAGCATTTGGTAGTTACGCTAAACATATGAAAGGCTTCCACGTACTGCCTATTTACGGCGGTCAAAGCATGCATCAGCAATTAAGCGCCCTTAAGCGTGGACCACAAGTGATTGTTGGTACACCTGGTCGAGTAATGGATCACATGCGTCGTGGCACATTAAAGTTAGATTCATTAAAAGCATTAGTGCTTGATGAAGCTGATGAAATGTTAAAAATGGGCTTTATTGATGATATCGAATGGGTATTAGAGCACAAGCCAGCTAACAGCCAACTTGCATTATTCTCAGCCACTATGCCTGAGCAAATTAAGCGTGTTGCCAGCAAGCACTTAACCAACCCAGTTAATATCAGTATCGCTTCTAGCCAAGCAACGGTTGAATCAATTGAGCAAAGCTATGTTCAAGTATCACAACACAATAAACTAGAAGCATTAGTACGCGTATTAGAAGTTGAAAACACTGAAGGTGTGATCATTTTCGTCCGTACCCGTAATAGCTGTGTTGAGTTAGCAGAAAAATTAGAAGCACGTGGTTATGCTTCATCACCATTACATGGTGATATGAACCAGCAAGCACGTGAACGTGCTGTTGAACAGTTAAAAAATGGCAAATTAGATATTCTAATTGCGACTGACGTTGCGGCTCGTGGTCTTGACGTAGAACGTATTGGACACGTAGTCAACTACGATATCCCATATGATACAGAAGCTTATGTTCACCGTATTGGCCGTACTGGCCGTGCTGGTCGTACAGGTATGGCAATTCTGTTTGTGACAAGCCGTGAAATGCGTATGCTTCGCACTATTGAACGTGCAACAAACAGCCGTATTGCACCAATGAAAATCCCTACACCTGAATCGGTTGCTGAGCGCCGTTTATCTCGTTTAGGTGAGCAAATTCAAGAAACCTTAAACGGTGACTTAGATTTCATGAAAAATGCCGTTGCAGAATTATGTACTCAGCTAGAAATCGATACCGATTTATTAGCCGCAGCGTTATTACAGCAAGTGCAGCAAGAGCGTCCACTTCAGTTACCGCCGATCCAAGAGCGTCAACGTGATTCACGTGATGAGCGAAGTGAACGTAGTGACCGTGGTTCTCGCGATGGTGGCGATCGTCCACGTCGTGATCGCAGTGAGCGCAGTAGTCGTCCGTCATCACCAACCACATTTGGTCAACCTGAAGGATTAAAAGATAATCCTGACGTGAAAATGAACCGCTATGTAATTGATGTGGGTCGTGAAAATGGTGTTGGTGTGGGTAACATTGTTGGCGCAATTGCTAACGAAGCGAACATCGATAGCCGTTATATTGGTCAAATCCAGTTATATGATCAAGTCACTACTGTTGATTTGCCTGATGGCATGCCAAAAGACGTGTTAACTCACTTAAGAAAAGTGCGTGTTTGTGGTCGTCCACTTAACATTCGCGAAGCCGGTGATGAAGTTTTCGTTGATTCTGGCCGTGGTGCAGCTGCACCTCGTCGTCCACGTGGTGACCGCCCATCAGGCGACCGTCGTCCACGTACTGACCGCCCAGCTGGTGATCGTCCTGCTAGTGCAGAACGTCGTCCACGTAAACCACGTGACAATGGTTAA
- a CDS encoding M28 family peptidase, whose translation MTSTLKSAFPLKGNTRLLRVNINILAQPKLSPHLMCIALLILLTGCVNTASINCNLPPQHQWANTAQIIQDIRTFTSTEFSGRKTGTQGAISSQQYLAQRFTDIGLIPWQQSFSVTFNYQYQFSQQQGVNMIGIIPSRVPSNRWRVITAHYDHLGQQGKRIFHGADDNASGVAGLLAIAQQWQLTGLQDINLMLVATDAEEPGLYGSYGLVEQIMATPDMEVELAMNLDMIGHPSRPRAIYIEGEQNFSHFSQTQAWLSQQHQMCIRLSYSKFNTAGIKRMNWLKASDHYPFHKAGIPWIYFGVPPHSKYHTVDDTIDTLNIDFLTSVTEMAFSFITQTNIQLKAK comes from the coding sequence ATGACAAGCACGCTTAAATCTGCCTTTCCGCTAAAGGGAAACACCCGCCTTTTACGAGTAAATATCAACATCCTCGCTCAACCTAAATTATCCCCTCACTTAATGTGTATCGCATTGTTAATCTTGCTAACAGGCTGCGTCAATACCGCTTCAATAAATTGTAATTTACCACCGCAACATCAATGGGCTAATACAGCACAAATTATCCAAGATATTCGCACCTTCACATCGACAGAATTTAGCGGTCGCAAAACCGGCACCCAAGGGGCAATAAGTTCGCAACAGTACCTTGCGCAGCGTTTTACTGATATTGGCCTCATCCCATGGCAGCAATCCTTTAGCGTCACTTTTAACTATCAATATCAATTTAGCCAGCAACAGGGGGTTAATATGATTGGCATAATTCCAAGCCGCGTGCCTTCAAACCGTTGGCGAGTGATTACCGCCCACTATGATCATTTAGGCCAACAGGGTAAGCGTATTTTTCATGGTGCCGATGACAATGCTTCTGGTGTTGCAGGCTTATTAGCCATCGCGCAACAATGGCAATTGACCGGCTTACAAGATATTAATCTTATGTTGGTTGCCACTGACGCTGAAGAACCAGGACTGTATGGTAGCTATGGATTAGTAGAGCAGATTATGGCAACCCCTGATATGGAGGTTGAACTTGCAATGAACTTAGACATGATTGGCCATCCTTCAAGACCGCGGGCAATCTATATAGAAGGCGAGCAAAACTTCAGCCACTTTAGCCAGACACAAGCTTGGCTAAGTCAACAGCATCAAATGTGTATTCGATTAAGTTATTCAAAATTTAACACCGCGGGTATAAAACGCATGAACTGGCTAAAAGCTTCCGACCACTACCCTTTTCATAAAGCGGGTATTCCCTGGATATATTTTGGCGTACCACCGCACAGCAAATACCATACGGTTGATGACACTATAGACACGCTAAATATCGACTTTCTAACCAGCGTAACTGAAATGGCCTTTAGCTTTATTACTCAAACTAACATACAGTTAAAAGCAAAATAG